One Polypterus senegalus isolate Bchr_013 chromosome 10, ASM1683550v1, whole genome shotgun sequence DNA segment encodes these proteins:
- the LOC120538024 gene encoding neuronal acetylcholine receptor subunit alpha-4 isoform X2 has translation MVPHADGDFAVTHLTKAHLFYDGRIKWTPPAIYKSSCSIDVTFFPFDQQNCTMKFGSWTYDKAKIDLVSMANHVDQMDYWESGEWVIINAVGRYNIKKYECCTEIYPDITYYFIIRRLPLFYTINLIIPCLLISCLTVLVFYLPSECGEKITLCISVLLSLTVFLLLITEIIPSTSLVIPLIGEYLLFTMIFVTLSIIITVFVLNVHHRSPRTHTMPAWVRKVFLDVVPRFLFMKRPPTVKENCKRLIASLHKKATSPAFWSEIEVERPVPTTPPGSQGSNKVCPSSPSDHVLEELPTTPQILCKSPSSQYSILLEEPGQVEKPASPSSPQHLEEPQSVPKARSLSFQYSLQDNDTPPTVPRCRSRSIQYYYLNEETVPSSSSSRSATFQQQILKEETAIASDGKCQCKKLPESRPAKISNVKHHHQHHQRQRLRVLSPSMKLAIEGVQYIADHLKAEDANFSVKEDWKYVAMVIDRIFLWMFVLVCILGTVGLFLPPWLAGMI, from the exons ATGGTCCCACA TGCAGATGGCGACTTTGCCGTGACACACCTGACGAAAGCTCACCTCTTCTATGATGGACGCATCAAATGGACGCCGCCGGCCATCTACAAGAGCTCTTGTAGCATCGACGTCACCTTTTTCCCATTTGATCAGCAAAACTGCACCATGAAATTTGGCTCCTGGACATATGACAAGGCGAAAATCGATCTGGTCAGCATGGCCAACCACGTGGACCAGATGGACTACTGGGAAAGTGGCGAATGGGTGATCATCAACGCAGTGGGCAGATACAACATCAAAAAGTACGAGTGCTGCACAGAAATCTACCCGGACATCACGTATTACTTCATCATCCGACGCCTGCCACTCTTCTACACCATTAATCTGATCATCCCGTGTCTTTTAATCTCCTGCTTGACCGTGTTGGTGTTCTACCTGCCTTCGGAGTGCGGCGAGAAGATCACGTTGTGTATTTCCGTTCTGCTCTCCCTCACTGTGTTTCTTTTGCTCATCACTGAAATCATCCCATCCACCTCCCTGGTTATTCCACTGATCGGGGAGTATCTGCTGTTCACCATGATTTTTGTCACCCTCTCAATTATTATCACAGTTTTCGTTCTCAATGTTCATCACCGTTCTCCTCGTACTCACACCATGCCAGCTTGGGTAAGGAAGGTTTTTCTGGATGTTGTGCCCCGCTTCTTGTTCATGAAAAGGCCACCGACGGTCAAGGAGAACTGTAAGAGACTTATCGCATCCCTGCACAAAAAGGCGACTTCGCCGGCATTTTGGTCAGAAATCGAAGTGGAGCGCCCCGTGCCCACCACACCTCCAGGAAGCCAAGGAAGCAATAAAGTCTGCCCGTCTTCACCTTCAGATCATGTGCTAGAGGAATTGCCCACCACACCTCAAATTCTTTGCAAGTCCCCCTCAAGTCAATACTCGATTCTGCTGGAAGAGCCGGGACAGGTAGAAAAGCCAGCCTCCCCTTCATCTCCGCAGCACCTCGAGGAACCCCAGTCTGTCCCAAAGGCCAGGTCCCTAAGTTTCCAGTACAGTCTTCAGGACAACGACACCCCTCCCACCGTCCCCCGCTGCCGATCCCGAAGCATCCAATACTATTACCTGAACGAGGAGACGGTgccaagcagcagcagcagcaggtcaGCCACATTCCAGCAGCAGATCTTGAAGGAAGAAACGGCCATCGCGAGTGACGGCAAATGTCAGTGCAAAAAGCTTCCTGAAAGTCGACCGGCAAAAATCAGCAACGTGAAACATCACCACCAGCATCACCAGCGGCAGCGACTGAGGGTGCTGTCGCCCTCCATGAAACTGGCCATTGAAGGGGTGCAGTACATCGCAGACCACCTCAAGGCTGAGGACGCCAACTTTTCG GTGAAGGAGGACTGGAAGTACGTGGCCATGGTGATCGACAGGATCTTTCTGTGGATGTTTGTCTTGGTTTGTATTCTGGGGACAGTGGGACTCTTCCTCCCCCCTTGGCTGGCAGGGATGATCTAA